ctctcgcatctgtccgaagtctgaacataaactaaagtagtaatccttatgtatttgttcagttttatgcgtttcatgcaagctgaggcaaactatcccttttgtttaaaatataacccgctgcatcttTGCGCCTCCCTCACTCtcgcgcacgtgcagagagctgcgctctgtccaaagtcagatcactggtaatcctgtttatgatatgcatttcaaggagttgtagcaatagatccctcgtgtttaaaatatgatcgcTTTCTGCTggacagatgtttttaaaggcatctctgagagtttttttcctcgcttggcaagccgaccagATGTGaaatgggggcgtggcagcatcgacgatcccattttttaattcgaagttcgaagctgtgacttaatttcgatcgatttcgatttaaaatcgaaatcgtgacacccttaagTAAGAGTCAAAGTAAATCATGACACAAtctttattttcttaaacagaGAGCAGTAAAGGATTCATCATTGATGATTCTTCAGTATCATGGAGAAAAGCGCAGATCTTCTGCAGACAGCATCATACTGATCTGACCAGTGTGAGGAATCAGATTGAGAATCAACAGATTCAGAAGATCATGAATGACACAAACATATCTGAAGTCTGGATTGGTCTGTTCAGTGACTCATGGGAGTGGTCAGATGAGAGCGACTCTGGATTCAGAAACTGGTATCCTAATGAACCAAATAATCCTTATACTGAAAAATGTGCAGCATTCGGTGGGGTTAAATGGAATAATATGATTTGCAGTGACTGTCAGACCTTTTTGTGTCATGAAGGTGAGTAATAAAAGTCAATGTGTGTTTGATGACAGAAGTTTCTTCATTATTAAAATGATCCCAGTTTAGTGTTTGTGGTGTATGTTTGTTTTGATCTGATGTGtagtttgtgtttgttgtgtgttcAGATAATCTGATATTGATCCAGGAGAATCTGAGCTGGTCTGAAGCTCGGAGATACTGCAGAGAGAATCATGTGGATCTGGTTTCAGTTGATTCAGAGGAGATTCAGTTCATGGTGACTAAAGTGATTCATCAGTCCTCTACTGACCCCGTGTGGATGGGTTTAAGTCACTCCTGTGCTGTTGGTCTTTGGTTCTGGGTGAATGAAGAGAAGGTCTGCTATCAGAATTGGGCTCCAGGGAACGAAACAAAACTGATGGACTGCAACACTGAACACAGAGCTGGAGCAGTTCAGTCTGGAGGAGATAATCTCTGGATCAGCCTTCCTCAATCTCAACAACTCAACTTCATCTGcagcagaaaataataaaataatttgtgtcTATCACTTGatttttgttattgtttgttcattttctggtttttattttgttatttagaAGTAGGGTTCATTTATAAACATATTACAGATTAAATACAACATTATGCCTTAGTTTAGAATCATTTCATGtatacaaaaaaatgtttctatGTTAATCTCCTGACACAATATATTTTCTtatgtttctttaataactgttcaattatataaaaaatgcatGATATTTACTCATCAGATGTCACTTCTGTTCTGTCTGATTAATAAAGATTATGAGCTCATATTAGAGTTTAATGACATTTATTTCTGGATCTTAAGTGAATCATATGAGTTTAGATTTCTTTGATTCTTCTCTTTGGAATCGTTCAGTTGAATCTGATTCTTTAATCTCTGACACAGTGATAGATGTTTGTGTAATGAAATATAGAAATATTTTATCCATGTGTTGACTAATGTAAAATAATGATGGATAATATCAGCTCTTAATAAACTCATCTACAACCAACAATTTCCACAGTAAAGACAGAGAgtccaactaaagcaaacactgatcaccataatgatgactttaaatgacaaaacatcaacatctaaacatCTGTTCATTCAATAACAGTTTTTATATGCAGATGAAAGAAACTGGTTTATAATACGACAAATGTGTTTTCTGCAGtttagaaataatgttttataacagtttttaaataatttaatgtaatgtttcacaaaaaagttcttaaaatatacaaaataggTTTAGAGAATATTGAACCCAAGAAAAGATATTTGATTAATGATGAtaaacacacagctgatggtacccaTTATTTTCCTtagtagaaaaaaaatactattgaagtcaatgggtaaCATCAGCTTTGTGCTTAGCATCATTTATCTAAATATCTTCTCTTGTGTTTAACAGAACAAAGAAACCCACACAGGTTCAGAACAACATtaggttgagtaaatgatgacagaatatatttttttgtcccTTTAATCTACCAGAACAAACATATCTAAATGATTACATTTCCGTTATGTCGTTTTAAATCTTTGGAAAGGATAGTCAGTGTAAATGTAACATAATTattagttttatgaa
The Paramisgurnus dabryanus chromosome 1, PD_genome_1.1, whole genome shotgun sequence genome window above contains:
- the LOC135779242 gene encoding C-type mannose receptor 2-like, producing the protein MAQTLYFSVLLIALCSLSECIQRRYHHIDKKMTWTEAQRYCREKYTDLATVNNINDLNDMNQLMKSVDYSLIYGVWIGLTRSSVYKWKWSLGDPVKYTNWYNGDSNGPGHCVYMRDGSWHHQDCNTNMRFICYNESSKGFIIDDSSVSWRKAQIFCRQHHTDLTSVRNQIENQQIQKIMNDTNISEVWIGLFSDSWEWSDESDSGFRNWYPNEPNNPYTEKCAAFGGVKWNNMICSDCQTFLCHEDNLILIQENLSWSEARRYCRENHVDLVSVDSEEIQFMVTKVIHQSSTDPVWMGLSHSCAVGLWFWVNEEKVCYQNWAPGNETKLMDCNTEHRAGAVQSGGDNLWISLPQSQQLNFICSRK